Proteins encoded in a region of the Mycobacterium branderi genome:
- a CDS encoding cytochrome P450, translating to MESQVQDAATDDKPVGYLRDPYPYFAQKRRAAGVFDGTVMDYSKTPESLRPKRSFAAVSFDAVNKALRDGRVFSSKMYDTTIGLFMGPTILAMEGKKHREHRNLVSAAFKSKALARWEPTIVRPICNALIDEFIDAGEADLVRQFTFEFPTRVIAKLLGLPETDLPMFHRRAVELISYTVGYERAFEASAALKDYFLEQIEARKAAPTEDIIGDLVTAEIDGEKLSDEAIYSFLRLLLPAGLETTYRSSGNLLYMLLTHPEQFAAVQADPELIPKAIEEGLRFETPLTTVQRFTTEDTELEGVKIPARSVVDVCIGSANRDEQRWERPEEFDIFRPHTPHISFAAGEHTCLGLHLARMETRVALECLLDRLANIQLVTDTDPHIYGQPFRSPTALPVTFDAK from the coding sequence GTGGAAAGTCAAGTTCAAGACGCCGCCACTGACGACAAACCCGTCGGCTACCTCCGCGACCCCTACCCGTACTTCGCGCAGAAACGCCGAGCGGCCGGGGTGTTCGACGGCACGGTCATGGATTATTCGAAAACCCCTGAGTCGCTGCGGCCCAAAAGATCCTTCGCCGCCGTGTCGTTCGACGCGGTCAACAAAGCTCTCCGCGACGGCCGGGTGTTCAGCTCGAAGATGTACGACACCACGATTGGCCTGTTCATGGGCCCCACCATTTTGGCGATGGAGGGCAAGAAGCATCGCGAACACCGCAACCTGGTGAGCGCTGCGTTCAAGTCGAAGGCCCTCGCGCGCTGGGAGCCGACGATTGTGCGGCCGATCTGTAATGCGCTCATCGACGAATTCATCGATGCCGGCGAGGCGGATCTGGTCCGGCAGTTCACGTTCGAGTTCCCTACCCGGGTCATCGCCAAGCTGCTCGGCCTGCCGGAGACAGACCTACCGATGTTCCATCGGCGCGCAGTGGAATTGATCAGCTACACCGTTGGCTATGAACGCGCCTTCGAGGCGTCAGCGGCGCTGAAGGACTATTTCCTCGAGCAAATCGAGGCCCGCAAAGCCGCCCCGACCGAGGACATCATCGGCGATCTGGTCACCGCGGAGATCGACGGCGAGAAACTCAGCGACGAAGCCATCTACTCGTTCCTGCGCCTTCTGCTGCCCGCCGGGCTGGAAACCACGTATCGCTCGTCGGGCAATCTGCTCTACATGTTGCTCACCCACCCCGAGCAATTCGCCGCGGTGCAAGCGGATCCCGAGCTGATTCCCAAGGCTATCGAAGAGGGGCTGCGCTTCGAGACGCCGTTGACGACGGTGCAGCGGTTCACCACCGAGGACACCGAATTGGAAGGGGTCAAGATTCCGGCCCGATCGGTGGTCGACGTGTGCATCGGTTCGGCGAACCGCGACGAGCAACGCTGGGAGCGGCCAGAAGAATTCGACATCTTCCGTCCGCACACGCCGCACATCTCCTTTGCCGCCGGCGAACACACCTGTCTGGGTTTACATTTGGCCCGCATGGAGACCCGAGTGGCACTGGAATGCTTGCTGGATCGGCTGGCAAACATCCAGCTCGTCACCGACACCGACCCGCACATCTACGGCCAGCCATTCCGCTCTCCCACCGCGCTTCCCGTGACGTTCGACGCCAAGTAG
- a CDS encoding acyl-CoA synthetase has product MSETQFTVPDVAAAVAAAIPDREFVVQGDKRYTYAQILERSNRLATYLHSRGLGCHTERSALAGHEVGQDLVGLYAYNGNEFVEGLLGAFTARVAPFNVNFRYVKSELQYLLADAGATALIYHAAFAPRVAEVLPDLPQLRVLIQIADDSGNDLIYGAVDYEKVVGSSSPTPPPVRHSPDDLYVLYTGGTTGMPKGVLWRQHDIFMTSFGGRNLVTGEPFGSLDEIVAGVTAGPGTKLMVLPPLIHGAAQWTVMTALTTGQTVVFPSVVDHLDGDDVVRTIEREKVSVVTVVGDAVARPLLAAIEKGIADVSSLAVIANGGALLTPYVKQRLIEALPNAMVVDGVGSSETGAQMSHLSTTGAVSTGTFNPGPDTFVVAEDLGSVLAPGHDGMGWLAQCGYVPLGYKGDAAKTAKTFPVIDSVRYAVPGDRARHREDGSIELLGRDSVCINSGGEKIFVEEVETAIASHPAVADVVVAGRPSERWGQEVVAVVALGDGTQADAEELIAHAAKSLARYKLPKAVVFRPVIERSPSGKADYRWAREQAISNS; this is encoded by the coding sequence ATGTCAGAGACCCAATTCACGGTGCCGGACGTGGCGGCGGCCGTCGCCGCGGCCATCCCGGACCGGGAGTTCGTCGTCCAGGGCGACAAGCGCTACACGTATGCGCAGATCCTCGAGCGGTCCAATCGGCTCGCGACCTACCTGCATTCGCGTGGGCTGGGCTGCCACACCGAACGCTCTGCGCTCGCCGGGCACGAGGTGGGCCAGGACCTCGTCGGGCTCTACGCGTATAACGGAAACGAATTCGTCGAAGGGTTGCTCGGCGCCTTCACCGCGCGGGTCGCCCCGTTCAACGTCAACTTCCGCTACGTCAAAAGCGAGTTGCAATACCTGCTCGCCGATGCCGGCGCGACGGCGCTGATCTACCATGCCGCGTTCGCGCCGCGGGTGGCCGAAGTGCTGCCGGATCTTCCGCAGCTGCGGGTGCTCATCCAGATCGCCGACGACTCCGGTAACGACTTGATTTATGGCGCAGTCGATTACGAGAAGGTCGTCGGATCCAGTTCGCCGACCCCACCACCGGTGCGGCACTCGCCCGACGACCTGTATGTGCTGTACACGGGCGGCACCACCGGGATGCCGAAAGGCGTGCTGTGGCGCCAGCACGACATCTTCATGACGTCGTTCGGCGGCCGAAATCTGGTGACCGGTGAGCCCTTCGGCTCCCTCGACGAGATCGTCGCGGGCGTCACCGCCGGGCCGGGCACCAAGCTGATGGTGTTGCCGCCGCTGATTCACGGCGCCGCGCAGTGGACGGTGATGACGGCGCTGACCACCGGGCAGACCGTCGTATTCCCCTCTGTCGTCGACCATTTGGACGGCGACGACGTGGTCCGCACGATCGAACGCGAGAAGGTGTCGGTGGTGACGGTGGTCGGTGACGCGGTGGCCCGGCCACTGCTCGCCGCCATCGAAAAGGGCATCGCGGACGTGTCGTCGCTAGCGGTGATCGCCAACGGCGGCGCGCTGCTGACCCCGTACGTCAAGCAGCGACTGATCGAGGCGCTGCCCAATGCGATGGTCGTCGACGGCGTCGGATCGTCGGAGACCGGTGCCCAGATGAGCCACCTGTCGACAACCGGCGCGGTGTCGACCGGCACGTTCAACCCCGGCCCGGATACGTTCGTGGTCGCCGAGGATCTCGGCTCGGTGCTGGCGCCCGGCCATGACGGCATGGGCTGGCTCGCGCAGTGTGGTTACGTTCCGCTTGGCTACAAGGGCGACGCCGCCAAAACCGCCAAGACGTTCCCGGTCATCGACAGCGTCCGTTACGCGGTTCCGGGCGATCGGGCACGCCACCGCGAAGACGGCTCAATCGAACTGCTGGGCCGCGACTCGGTGTGCATCAACTCCGGCGGCGAGAAGATCTTCGTCGAGGAGGTCGAGACAGCGATCGCGTCGCATCCCGCAGTGGCCGACGTGGTGGTCGCCGGACGGCCGAGCGAACGCTGGGGCCAGGAGGTCGTCGCCGTCGTCGCACTCGGCGACGGCACGCAAGCCGACGCCGAGGAGTTGATTGCGCACGCCGCAAAGTCGTTGGCGCGCTACAAGCTTCCCAAAGCGGTGGTGTTCCGGCCGGTCATCGAGCGCAGCCCGTCGGGCAAGGCCGATTACCGGTGGGCACGCGAGCAGGCGATCAGCAACAGCTAG
- a CDS encoding thiolase family protein has product MTSDVAIIGVGLHPFGRFEGKSAMQMGVDAIFAAVADAGVQWSDIQAATGGSWTVANPDAIASMVGLSGIPFTNVFNACATAASAAKACVDGIRLGDYDIGITVGLDKHPRGAFTEDPALVGMPRWYAENGQYLTTKFFGMKANRYLHDHNISQQTLAKVAAKNFRNGALNPNAFRRKPISEEEILGSTMLNYPLTQYMFCAPDEGAAAVVMCRADIAHRYTSTPVFVRAVEVRTRRYGAYEVNTTFAPVDEDVSPTVYAARAAFEKAGVAPEDVDVIQLQDTDAGAEIIHMAECGFCADGDQEKLLADGATEITGAMPVNTDGGLIANGEPIGASGLRQIHELVRQLRGEAGDRQVAGKPRVGFAQLYGAPGTAAATVLTR; this is encoded by the coding sequence GTGACTAGTGACGTGGCGATCATCGGAGTGGGTCTGCATCCGTTCGGCCGCTTCGAGGGCAAGTCGGCGATGCAGATGGGCGTAGACGCGATCTTCGCCGCTGTCGCCGACGCGGGTGTGCAATGGTCCGACATTCAGGCCGCCACCGGCGGCAGCTGGACGGTGGCAAATCCCGATGCGATCGCCAGCATGGTCGGGCTGTCGGGCATTCCGTTCACCAACGTGTTCAATGCGTGCGCGACGGCGGCCAGCGCCGCCAAGGCCTGCGTCGACGGAATTCGGTTGGGCGACTATGACATCGGGATCACCGTCGGGCTGGACAAGCATCCGCGCGGCGCCTTCACCGAGGATCCCGCACTGGTAGGGATGCCACGCTGGTATGCGGAGAACGGGCAGTATCTGACCACCAAGTTCTTCGGCATGAAAGCCAACCGCTATCTGCACGACCACAACATCTCGCAGCAGACGCTCGCCAAGGTGGCGGCCAAGAACTTCCGTAACGGCGCGCTGAACCCGAATGCATTCCGCCGCAAGCCGATCTCCGAGGAGGAGATCCTTGGCTCTACGATGTTGAACTATCCGCTGACCCAGTACATGTTCTGCGCACCCGACGAGGGTGCGGCCGCGGTGGTGATGTGCCGCGCGGACATCGCACACCGCTACACGTCCACGCCGGTCTTTGTGCGGGCGGTCGAGGTGCGCACCCGCCGCTACGGCGCCTACGAGGTGAACACCACGTTCGCGCCGGTCGACGAGGACGTGTCGCCGACCGTTTACGCCGCCAGGGCGGCGTTCGAAAAGGCCGGCGTCGCACCGGAAGACGTCGATGTCATCCAGCTACAGGACACCGACGCCGGCGCAGAGATCATCCACATGGCCGAATGCGGATTCTGCGCCGACGGCGACCAGGAAAAGCTATTGGCCGACGGCGCCACCGAGATCACCGGCGCCATGCCGGTCAACACCGACGGCGGCCTGATCGCCAACGGCGAGCCGATCGGAGCGTCCGGTCTGCGCCAAATCCACGAGCTGGTAAGGCAATTGCGCGGCGAGGCGGGCGATCGGCAGGTGGCCGGCAAGCCGCGCGTCGGGTTCGCCCAGCTCTACGGCGCGCCGGGCACGGCCGCTGCGACGGTGCTGACCAGGTGA
- a CDS encoding cysteine hydrolase, whose amino-acid sequence MTELEELAAPAHTAIITQECQGAVIGPDAGLAVLAREARRVALPNIVRLLPAARAAGVRVVHCLVQRRPDGLGSNHNAKIFAIGRADVDIAPGTPGASLLPELGPEPTDLVLSRWHGVGPMGGTDLDAILRNLGVSTIVVVGVSLNIAIPNVVMDAVNAAYRVVVPRDAVAGVPAEYGAAVIDNSLSLLATITTTDKLLSAWKTS is encoded by the coding sequence TTGACTGAGCTCGAGGAGCTCGCGGCCCCCGCCCACACCGCGATCATCACCCAGGAGTGCCAGGGCGCGGTGATCGGGCCCGACGCCGGGCTGGCGGTGCTGGCGAGGGAGGCCCGCCGTGTTGCGCTGCCCAATATTGTGCGGTTGTTGCCGGCGGCCCGGGCTGCCGGGGTGCGGGTCGTGCACTGCCTGGTGCAGCGACGACCCGATGGGCTCGGCTCCAACCACAACGCCAAGATCTTCGCGATCGGCCGCGCCGATGTCGACATCGCGCCGGGCACTCCCGGAGCTTCCCTGCTGCCCGAATTGGGTCCGGAGCCAACCGATCTGGTGCTGAGCCGCTGGCACGGCGTCGGGCCGATGGGCGGCACCGACCTCGACGCGATCCTGCGCAATCTCGGGGTGTCCACGATCGTCGTGGTCGGGGTTTCGCTCAACATCGCCATCCCGAACGTCGTCATGGACGCCGTCAACGCCGCCTACCGCGTCGTCGTACCGCGCGATGCGGTTGCCGGCGTCCCGGCCGAGTACGGCGCCGCGGTCATCGACAACTCGCTGTCGCTGCTCGCCACGATCACCACGACCGACAAGCTGCTCAGCGCGTGGAAGACGTCGTGA
- a CDS encoding Rieske 2Fe-2S domain-containing protein — protein sequence MKVPFTWKVTGWFMIGWSPDFPIGEVRPLHYFGEDLVAYRDDGGELHVLEAHCKHLGAHIGHGGKVVGDCVECPFHGWRWGPDGCNKYIPYQPERPNRALKLRVYPVMEQHDCVFIWHQPHGRDPQWEMPDIFGKFPQFETDPAAYYRAYPEFSRRAEREPVHPQIVAENAPDSAHFEYVHHATVTPRVLDWKIVDHEWQFVAGWPDAGSDNPDDLALRFHSHLFGLGGAISVFEGAQNHRLIFTCTPVDDECSDLFYSIWWPRNPGDTADVPSGKLREVIEKQFLSTVFDDLRIWRYQKYVEHPPLSKTDAKGYMALRKWATQFYDVPA from the coding sequence GTGAAAGTCCCATTCACCTGGAAGGTCACCGGCTGGTTCATGATCGGCTGGTCGCCGGACTTTCCGATTGGTGAGGTCAGGCCGCTGCACTACTTCGGCGAGGATCTGGTGGCCTACCGCGACGACGGCGGTGAGCTCCACGTCCTGGAAGCGCACTGCAAGCACCTCGGCGCACACATCGGCCACGGCGGCAAGGTGGTCGGCGACTGCGTCGAATGCCCCTTCCATGGCTGGCGCTGGGGCCCCGACGGCTGCAACAAATACATTCCGTACCAGCCGGAGCGGCCCAATCGCGCACTTAAGTTACGCGTCTACCCGGTCATGGAACAGCATGACTGCGTGTTCATCTGGCATCAACCGCACGGCAGAGACCCGCAGTGGGAGATGCCGGACATCTTCGGCAAATTCCCGCAATTCGAGACCGACCCCGCGGCCTACTACCGCGCATATCCGGAGTTCTCCCGCCGTGCGGAACGCGAACCGGTGCATCCGCAGATCGTGGCCGAAAATGCCCCGGACAGCGCCCATTTCGAGTACGTACACCACGCGACGGTGACGCCCCGGGTGCTGGACTGGAAGATCGTGGACCACGAATGGCAATTCGTCGCTGGTTGGCCGGATGCCGGCAGCGACAACCCCGACGACCTCGCGCTGCGGTTCCACAGCCACCTGTTCGGACTCGGTGGGGCGATCAGCGTCTTCGAAGGCGCGCAGAACCATCGGCTGATCTTCACCTGCACGCCGGTCGACGACGAGTGTTCCGACCTGTTCTACTCCATCTGGTGGCCACGCAACCCCGGCGACACCGCCGACGTGCCGTCCGGCAAGCTACGCGAGGTCATCGAAAAGCAGTTTCTGTCCACTGTCTTCGACGACCTGCGAATCTGGCGCTACCAGAAGTACGTCGAGCACCCTCCCCTGTCCAAGACCGACGCGAAAGGCTATATGGCGCTGCGGAAGTGGGCGACACAGTTCTACGACGTCCCGGCATGA
- a CDS encoding nuclear transport factor 2 family protein, whose protein sequence is MDDELEAIRQLKARYCRFLDTKDLDSWRSVFTSDVVVTLDMAVSTGGADPLTAPPIEGVDNFAPTVMGGLDGVATMHHCHTPELTLTSATTATGVWAMEDWLIFPDGRELHGAGHYHETYVKQDGAWRIKTLHLTRTILRVSGDSPD, encoded by the coding sequence GTGGACGACGAACTCGAGGCGATCCGGCAGCTGAAGGCGCGCTACTGCCGTTTCCTGGACACCAAGGATCTCGACTCGTGGCGCAGTGTGTTCACCAGCGATGTGGTGGTCACGCTGGACATGGCGGTCTCCACCGGCGGCGCCGACCCGCTGACCGCCCCGCCGATCGAGGGCGTCGACAACTTCGCGCCGACGGTGATGGGCGGTCTTGACGGCGTGGCGACCATGCACCACTGCCACACCCCGGAGCTCACGCTCACCTCGGCCACCACGGCCACGGGCGTCTGGGCGATGGAGGACTGGCTGATCTTTCCCGACGGCCGGGAGTTGCACGGCGCCGGTCACTACCACGAGACCTACGTCAAGCAGGACGGTGCATGGCGGATCAAGACCCTGCATCTGACCCGAACCATCCTGCGGGTGTCGGGTGATTCGCCTGACTAG
- a CDS encoding MarR family winged helix-turn-helix transcriptional regulator, protein MMAEPRLTHTDGVGFLLAQLGHHAANLFAEQMATIELSLTQAGILRAIAAMPGTSQHALGAYLGVLPGRLVAYVDELEERGYVERRRNPLDRRLHALYLTESGKKLMRKLSCLTRQHESKLTAGLDPEECGALRDLLVTVARHRGLRPHSHIGHGAQHVAIAAG, encoded by the coding sequence ATGATGGCTGAACCTCGTCTGACACATACAGATGGCGTGGGTTTTCTTCTGGCCCAACTCGGCCACCATGCGGCCAACCTGTTCGCCGAACAGATGGCAACGATCGAGCTGAGCCTGACACAAGCGGGCATCTTGCGTGCCATTGCCGCGATGCCCGGCACCAGTCAGCATGCTCTTGGTGCTTACCTGGGCGTGTTGCCCGGTCGTCTAGTCGCCTACGTCGACGAGCTCGAGGAGCGCGGGTATGTCGAACGCCGGCGCAACCCACTTGACCGCCGCCTACATGCCCTGTATCTCACAGAATCCGGAAAGAAGCTGATGCGCAAGTTGTCCTGTCTTACGCGCCAGCACGAAAGCAAGCTCACTGCCGGACTTGACCCCGAAGAATGCGGCGCGCTGCGCGACCTTCTTGTCACGGTGGCTCGACACCGGGGACTGAGGCCGCATTCCCACATTGGTCATGGCGCCCAGCACGTGGCTATCGCGGCCGGATGA
- a CDS encoding CaiB/BaiF CoA transferase family protein gives MEGFRVLEVAQFTFVPAAGAILADWGADVIKVEHPVRGDTQRGFLNMGGVQLNPDRHPLIEHPNRGKRSVGIDLSTPGGQDVLHELARTSDVFLTNYLPAARQKNRFDVEHIRAVNPNIVYARGTAYGDKGPQRDVGGYDGTAFWTRSGIGHALTPPELGAPLAQGIPAFGDSIGGMNIAGGIAAALLHRERTGEALEVDVSLLSTAWWAAGASVTQGMDTGETMRAAMPQSGGSPVNPFLGNYQTSDGGTINLCIVSPTGHIRDTFEHLGIPEVADDPRFAEVLPLMQNADAASELIAKAIGAKPFEYWREHLKTMKGQWAPCQSLVDLAEDEQAIANDMIVEVDATDGGPPFKVVRGPVQFNHEPLATTRAPQASEHTEIVLMELGMDWDRIAELKESGAIA, from the coding sequence ATGGAGGGTTTCCGGGTCCTGGAAGTCGCGCAGTTCACGTTCGTGCCCGCTGCCGGCGCGATCCTCGCCGACTGGGGCGCTGACGTCATCAAGGTCGAGCACCCGGTGCGTGGCGACACCCAGCGCGGCTTCCTCAACATGGGCGGCGTCCAGCTCAATCCCGACCGGCATCCACTCATCGAACATCCCAACCGTGGCAAGCGCAGCGTCGGCATCGACCTGTCCACCCCGGGCGGGCAGGACGTGTTGCATGAGCTCGCCCGGACGTCCGATGTGTTTCTGACCAATTACCTGCCGGCCGCGCGGCAGAAGAACAGGTTCGACGTCGAGCACATCCGCGCGGTCAACCCGAATATCGTCTACGCGCGTGGCACGGCATACGGCGACAAGGGTCCGCAGCGCGACGTCGGCGGCTACGACGGCACGGCGTTTTGGACCCGCAGCGGCATCGGCCACGCGTTGACACCGCCGGAACTCGGTGCCCCGCTGGCGCAAGGGATTCCGGCCTTCGGCGACTCGATCGGCGGCATGAACATCGCCGGCGGCATCGCCGCCGCGCTGCTGCACCGCGAACGCACCGGCGAAGCCCTCGAGGTCGACGTGTCCCTTTTGAGCACCGCCTGGTGGGCGGCCGGCGCCAGCGTGACCCAGGGCATGGATACCGGCGAGACCATGCGCGCCGCCATGCCGCAGTCCGGCGGCTCGCCGGTCAATCCGTTCCTGGGCAACTACCAAACCTCCGACGGCGGAACGATCAACCTGTGCATCGTCAGCCCGACCGGCCACATCCGGGACACCTTCGAACACCTCGGCATTCCCGAGGTGGCCGACGATCCCCGCTTCGCCGAGGTGCTGCCACTGATGCAGAACGCCGACGCGGCCAGCGAGTTGATTGCAAAAGCTATCGGGGCCAAGCCGTTTGAGTATTGGCGCGAGCACCTGAAGACCATGAAGGGCCAGTGGGCGCCGTGCCAGAGCCTGGTTGACCTTGCCGAGGACGAGCAGGCCATTGCCAACGACATGATCGTCGAAGTCGACGCCACCGACGGCGGGCCGCCGTTCAAGGTTGTGCGCGGGCCGGTCCAGTTCAACCACGAGCCGCTCGCCACCACCCGGGCCCCGCAGGCGTCGGAGCACACCGAGATCGTGCTGATGGAACTCGGCATGGACTGGGACCGGATTGCAGAACTGAAGGAATCAGGAGCCATAGCGTGA
- a CDS encoding acyl-CoA thioesterase domain-containing protein produces the protein MTEPKTVAPDLEPTASPAYFLRDENRYVPTAIARGGWGPTISGHVVGGLLAWAVEHAVDDPDLHPARLTVDLPAPTALEPVEVHTRVHHDRRRLRLVEAVLMQRGAAVARGSALFLRRGQQPEGDVWSPPVQMPPLPVEQNGDHPSLFIRTYGWGAGVQNPEPGWDDAPGPKYTWLEETHPLVDTEPLTAFTRAAMAGDVTAAIANWGTRALQFINVDYTLTLSRLPEGPHIGLASLVHYSNDGIAVGSAVLVDRNGPVGSGMSVSLAHSGFRPPSAMPPT, from the coding sequence ATGACTGAGCCGAAGACCGTCGCGCCTGATCTCGAGCCGACGGCGTCCCCCGCGTACTTTCTGCGTGACGAAAACCGCTACGTGCCAACCGCAATCGCACGTGGCGGGTGGGGCCCGACAATCAGCGGGCATGTCGTCGGCGGCCTTCTGGCCTGGGCGGTCGAACACGCGGTCGACGACCCGGATTTGCACCCCGCGCGGCTGACCGTCGACCTGCCCGCGCCCACCGCACTGGAACCGGTGGAGGTGCACACTCGCGTCCACCACGACCGGCGGCGGTTGCGGCTCGTGGAGGCTGTGCTCATGCAGCGGGGAGCCGCCGTGGCGCGGGGGAGCGCACTGTTTTTGCGGCGCGGCCAGCAGCCGGAGGGAGATGTGTGGTCACCACCCGTGCAGATGCCGCCGCTACCTGTCGAGCAGAACGGCGACCACCCGTCGCTTTTCATCCGGACCTACGGCTGGGGCGCCGGGGTTCAGAATCCCGAGCCCGGATGGGATGACGCGCCCGGACCGAAATACACCTGGTTGGAGGAGACGCATCCGTTGGTCGACACGGAACCGCTGACCGCGTTCACGCGCGCGGCGATGGCCGGCGACGTCACGGCCGCCATCGCCAATTGGGGAACGCGCGCGTTGCAATTCATCAACGTCGACTACACCCTCACGCTGAGTCGCCTGCCTGAAGGGCCTCACATCGGCTTGGCCTCACTGGTGCACTACAGCAACGACGGGATAGCCGTCGGCTCCGCCGTGCTCGTCGACCGCAATGGTCCGGTGGGGAGTGGAATGTCTGTTTCGTTGGCGCACTCGGGGTTTCGCCCGCCGTCTGCAATGCCGCCGACCTAG
- a CDS encoding coniferyl aldehyde dehydrogenase — MESSEHPGIRAMLERQRQAFADEGPPSLEVRRHRIDRLMALLLDNSDAFIEAMAADYGTRSKAASLFTEIVGIISVVEHTRSHVAQWMRPTKLMRVARLCGLRAEVQPTPLGVVGIIGPWNFPVNLVVLPASAAFAAGNRVMVKMSEITAHTAELMKATAPKYFDPTELDVVTGGPDVAAAFAALPFDHLFFTGSPSVGALVQRAAARNLVPVTLELGGKNPVVVASNADIRRSATRIARARMVNGGQVCVCPDYVMVPDEHVDTFVDTARETLRGMFPTIIGNDDYCSAVNHANFDRVIQLVEDAAAKGATIETIAPEGESLPDRASRKIAPTIVRGIDDGMRIADEEIFGPVLAVTGYSRLSQAIDYINQRPAPLVAYWFGPDDDDFRTFIRSTRSGSVARNDFAAQMIPSAAPFGGVGRSGMGAYHGKAGFDTFSHYRTVVGNDLPFSITGTAAPPFGMPLRLGANAAMRMARMRTRRRLKETSR, encoded by the coding sequence GTGGAGTCATCTGAGCATCCGGGCATCCGCGCAATGTTGGAGCGCCAGCGGCAAGCGTTCGCGGACGAGGGACCGCCAAGCCTCGAGGTCCGGCGTCACCGCATCGATCGGCTGATGGCACTGCTGCTAGACAACAGCGACGCCTTCATCGAGGCGATGGCCGCCGACTACGGCACCCGGTCGAAGGCGGCGTCGTTGTTCACCGAGATCGTCGGCATCATCTCGGTTGTCGAGCACACCAGAAGCCATGTGGCGCAATGGATGCGTCCGACGAAGCTGATGCGGGTCGCGCGGTTGTGCGGCCTGCGCGCCGAGGTGCAGCCGACACCGTTGGGCGTTGTCGGCATCATCGGCCCGTGGAATTTCCCGGTCAACCTCGTGGTCTTGCCCGCGTCGGCGGCGTTCGCGGCGGGCAACCGGGTGATGGTCAAGATGTCGGAGATCACCGCGCACACCGCGGAGTTGATGAAGGCGACCGCGCCGAAATACTTCGATCCGACCGAGCTCGACGTCGTGACCGGCGGCCCGGACGTCGCGGCCGCGTTCGCGGCACTGCCGTTCGACCACCTGTTCTTCACCGGCTCGCCGTCCGTCGGTGCGCTGGTGCAGCGGGCAGCCGCCCGCAACCTGGTCCCGGTGACACTCGAGCTCGGCGGCAAGAACCCGGTGGTCGTCGCGTCGAATGCTGACATCCGGCGATCGGCTACCCGCATCGCCCGCGCCCGCATGGTCAACGGCGGACAGGTCTGCGTCTGTCCCGATTACGTCATGGTGCCCGACGAACACGTCGACACCTTCGTCGACACCGCACGCGAAACCCTGCGCGGAATGTTCCCGACCATCATCGGCAACGACGACTACTGTTCGGCCGTCAACCACGCCAACTTCGACCGGGTCATCCAGCTGGTCGAAGACGCAGCGGCCAAGGGTGCAACGATCGAAACCATTGCACCCGAAGGCGAGTCACTGCCAGACCGGGCCAGCCGAAAGATCGCCCCGACGATCGTGCGCGGCATCGACGATGGCATGCGGATCGCTGACGAGGAAATCTTCGGTCCCGTGCTGGCCGTTACGGGATATTCGCGGCTGAGCCAGGCGATCGACTACATCAACCAGCGGCCGGCGCCGCTGGTGGCCTATTGGTTCGGACCGGACGACGACGACTTCCGCACGTTCATACGGAGCACCCGCAGCGGCAGTGTCGCACGCAATGACTTTGCCGCACAAATGATTCCCTCGGCCGCGCCGTTCGGGGGAGTGGGCCGCAGCGGAATGGGCGCCTACCACGGCAAGGCCGGCTTCGACACGTTCAGTCATTACCGCACCGTGGTGGGAAACGATCTGCCGTTTTCCATCACCGGGACCGCGGCGCCACCATTCGGCATGCCGTTGCGGCTGGGCGCCAACGCAGCCATGCGGATGGCTCGGATGCGCACCCGCCGCCGACTCAAGGAGACATCTCGATGA